Proteins from a single region of Melanotaenia boesemani isolate fMelBoe1 chromosome 3, fMelBoe1.pri, whole genome shotgun sequence:
- the drd5a gene encoding D(1B) dopamine receptor: MENPAKYLSSVQGIDSVPAPLGEVMWNSTETEATSDGRKDVVVRTVTGCLLSLLILWTLLGNILVCSAVLRIRHLRTKVTNIFIVSLALSDLFVAVLVMPWKAVAEVAGYWPFGTFCNIWVAFDIMCSTASILNLCIISVDRYWAISSPFRYERKMTQRVAFVMISITWTLSVLISFIPVQLNWHKATAEDVAGAHNSSTSRQIEENCDSSLSREYAISSSLISFYIPVAIMIVTYTRIYRIAQIQIRRIASLERAAEHAQSCRTNRIECQHHNTLKTSIKRETKVFKTLSVIMGVFVCCWLPFFILNCMVPFCDRPSTDQDAGLPCVSETTFDVFVWFGWTNSSLNPIIYAFNAEFRKAFASLLGCRYFCSNTPVETVNISNELVSYNQDTLIHKEIVNAYVNMIPNVVECIEHDETFDRISQFSHNNEIATDSVCDLEDCEADISLDRMSPFTPNGLH, encoded by the coding sequence ATGGAGAATCCAGCCAAGTATCTCTCTTCGGTGCAGGGTATTGATTCTGTGCCGGCACCCCTCGGTGAGGTTATGTGGAACAGCACTGAAACGGAGGCAACAAGCGACGGGAGGAAGGATGTGGTGGTGCGTACGGTGACGGGCTGTCTCCTGTCCCTGCTCATCCTATGGACCCTGCTGGGGAACATCCTGGTCTGTTCCGCAGTGCTGCGCATTCGGCACTTGCGGACAAAAGTCACCAACATTTTCATCGTGTCCTTGGCTCTTTCGGATTTATTCGTGGCCGTCCTGGTGATGCCATGGAAAGCTGTGGCAGAGGTGGCGGGGTACTGGCCATTTGGCACTTTTTGTAACATCTGGGTGGCTTTTGATATAATGTGTTCTACTGCCTCCATTCTCAACCTCTGCATTATCAGCGTGGATAGATACTGGGCAATCTCGAGCCCCTTCCGCTACGAGAGGAAAATGACCCAGCGAGTTGCCTTTGTTATGATTAGCATCACTTGGACGTTGTCTGTGCTCATTTCATTCATACCGGTTCAGCTAAATTGGCACAAAGCCACCGCTGAAGATGTGGCTGGGGCGCACAACTCTTCCACAAGTCGGCAGATAGAGGAAAACTGCGACTCCAGCCTGAGCAGAGAGTACGCTATATCTTCCTCACTGATAAGCTTCTATATTCCAGTAGCAATTATGATTGTAACATACACCAGAATTTATCGGATTGCACAAATACAAATTAGAAGAATAGCCTCATTGGAGAGAGCAGCAGAGCACGCGCAAAGTTGCAGGACCAACAGAATAGAGTGCCAACACCACAACACCTTGAAAACGTCGATTAAACGGGAAACCAAAGTGTTTAAAACTCTGTCCGTGATCATGGGCGTCTTTGTGTGTTGCTGGTTACCTTTCTTCATTCTGAACTGTATGGTCCCGTTCTGTGACAGGCCGTCCACAGACCAGGACGCAGGTCTGCCGTGCGTAAGCGAGACGACTTTTGACGTCTTCGTGTGGTTCGGCTGGACCAACTCCTCTCTGAATCCCATTATTTACGCCTTCAACGCTGAGTTCAGGAAGGCCTTTGCCAGTCTGTTGGGCTGTCGCTATttctgctctaacacacctgtgGAAACTGTAAACATCAGCAACGAGCTGGTCTCATATAACCAAGATACCCTCATCCACAAGGAAATCGTGAACGCTTATGTGAACATGATCCCCAATGTGGTTGAATGTATTGAGCATGACGAAACTTTTGACAGGATTTCACAGTTTTCTCACAACAATGAAATCGCCACCGACTCCGTTTGTGACTTGGAGGACTGCGAGGCAGACATCAGCCTTGACAGGATGTCGCCATTCACACCTAACGGATTACACTGA
- the otop1 gene encoding proton channel OTOP1 encodes MVEHGGMDIMCLNKSCHSSSSSSSSEQDKKIFTKLKLNYSADYPRKNAEFLSGQYGTNLLLIGVALMLAIANREQSVEEKHLLSFATCLMILQLIWMMWYILRHRQKNTRTERDVNATTCWIRGGLTLLAVLSLIMDAFRLGYYVGFRSCLSAVLAVYPVIHATHTIAQVHFLWFHIKDVIKSFETFERFGVIHAVFTNLLLWCNGVMSESEHFTKNYIRRLSTLGYENVTIVDSQPGCNCTLSTCSMLITSLTYLFPFNIEYHIFVSALLFVVWKNIGRTIDMSSNRKPLVTKTQCLILGPILGLLALGSTIGMLVLYIIRIEASLELRQSAISMFYIYGITMLMVMCSAGASGLLIYRANHMPMDTSKNPSRQLDTELLFGASMGSWFISWCSIVAVFSTSSNPPYRWTNLIYSVLIVLEKYVQNLFIIESLYRQQEGVERTDPELPATPEIFSVTSSLAPPFNGIINQAYEASDRGCGFMEQEQEKEKEKEQEQEQEQERDQEQEQEQEREENGQVYGCQRKHSEVPLPLGNQTVEPLNMKSLILKNIAVLMIMCNISLWILPAFGCRPQYDNGLEQTIFGFTTWTTILNFAIPLNVFYRMHSVASLFEVFRRV; translated from the exons ATGGTGGAACACGGCGGCATGGACATCATGTGCCTGAACAAGTCTTGCCACAgttcctcatcttcatctaGCTCCGAGCAAGACAAAAAGATTTTCACCAAACTAAAACTTAATTATTCAGCGGACTATCCGAGGAAGAATGCAGAGTTCCTCAGCGGGCAGTACGGGACCAATCTGCTGCTGATAGGAGTTGCACTGATGCTGGCCATTGCGAACCGTGAACAGTCGGTCGAGGAAAAGCACCTGCTGTCCTTTGCCACCTGCCTCATGATCCTCCAGCTGATCTGGATGATGTGGTACATCCTGCGGCACAGACAGAAGAACACACGAACCGAGAGAGATGTCAATGCCACCACATGCTGGATAAGAG GTGGTTTGACTCTCCTCGCAGTTCTCTCACTGATCATGGACGCCTTCCGACTTGGGTATTATGTTGGCTTTAGATCCTGTCTGTCAGCTGTGCTCGCAGTATACCCAGTCATCCATGCAACACACACCATTGCACAG GTGCATTTTCTCTGGTTTCACATCAAGGATGTCATCAAGAGCTTTGAGACATTTGAGAG ATTTGGTGTCATCCATGCAGTCTTTACCAACCTTCTCTTGTGGTGCAACGGAGTGATGTCAGAGTCTGAGCACTTCACCAAAAATTATATTAGAAGACTGTCTACCTTGGGATATGAAAACGTCACTATAG TGGACTCACAACCAGGATGCAACTGCACCTTGAGCACATGCTCCATGCTCATCACCAGCCTCACTTATCTGTTCCCTTTCAACATCGAGTACCACATCTTTGTCTCTGCCTTGCTATTTGTTGTGTGGAAGAACATTGGACGCACCATTGATATGTCTTCAAACAGAAAACCTCTGGTTACTAAAACCCAGTGCTTAATTTTAGGCCCGATTCTGGGCCTACTTGCATTGGGCAGCACTATTGGGATGCTGGTGCTATACATTATTCGTATAGAGGCGTCCCTTGAACTGCGTCAGTCAGCTATTTCTATGTTTTACATTTACGGCATTACTATGCTGATGGTAATGTGCTCTGCTGGTGCTTCAGGCCTGCTCATATATCGAGCAAACCACATGCCGATGGACACATCCAAAAACCCTTCGAGACAGCTGGACACAGAGCTGCTGTTTGGAGCCTCTATGGGCTCCTGGTTCATATCTTGGTGCAGCATAGTGGCAGTGTTCAGCACCAGCAGCAACCCTCCTTATCGCTGGACCAACCTAATCTACTCTGTTCTTATAGTGTTGGAGAAATATGTCCAGAATCTCTTTATCATCGAGTCCCTCTATCGCCAGCAAGAGGGTGTTGAGAGGACAGACCCTGAATTGCCAGCTACTCCAGAAATCTTCTCAGTGACTTCGTCTCTGGCTCCCCCATTCAACGGCATCATCAATCAAGCCTATGAGGCTTCAGACAGGGGCTGTGGCTTCATGGAGCAGGAgcaggagaaggagaaggagaaggagcaggaacaggagcaggagcaggagagggaccaggagcaggagcaggagcaggagagggaggagaatgGACAAGTTTACGGATGTCAGCGGAAGCATTCGGAAGTGCCACTGCCTCTGGGCAACCAGACTGTTGAACCCCTAAATATGAAGAGCCTAATCCTGAAGAACATTGCTGTTTTAATGATAATGTGCAACATTTCG TTGTGGATCCTCCCTGCTTTTGGCTGCAGACCACAGTACGACAATGGGCTGGAACAGACAATATTTGGTTTTACCACGTGGACCACAATTCTCAATTTTGCCATTCCTTTGAATGTTTTCTACAGGATGCACTCAGTAGCCTCCCTCTTCGAGGTGTTCCGACGAGTCTGA